TTCACGCTCGCCCAGTCGATCCAGCCAAACTGCCAGGTCGCGAGGATCAGCAGACCAAACACAATCCGGTAGTAAGCGAAGACCGCGTAGCTGTGGTTGGCGATGAACTTGAGCAACGCTTTCACGGCGATCATGGCGAAGATGAACGAGGTGATGAAGCCCACCGCGAACACCGGGAAATCGCCCGGTTGAAACAGGCTGTGGTACTTGTAGCCCGAGTAAACCGACGCCGCGACCATGGTGGGCATCGCCAGAAAAAACGAGAACTCGGTGGCGGTTTTGCGTGAAAGGCCGAACAGCAGGCCGCCGATGATCGTCGCGCCAGAGCGCGAGGTGCCCGGAATCATCGCCAGGCACTGTGCGAAACCCACTTTCAATGCATCTTGCCAGGTCATCTCGTCAACGGTTTCGGCATGGACAACATGCTGCCGACGCTCGGCCCACAACATGATGAAACCGCCAATCACCAGCGCCGTGGCCACGGTGATCGGGTTAAACAGATATTCGTGGATCAGGTCGGCGAACATCACTCCCAACACCATCGCCGGCAACACGCCGATGATCAGGTTGGCCGTGAAGCGCCGGGCTTTTGGATCGGTCGTCAAACCGCCGACCACGTCAAAAATCTTGCGTCGGAACTCCCACACCACGGCCAGGATCGCGCCCAACTGAATGATGATGTTGAACGCCATCGCGCGCTCGCCACCAAAATTGATCAAATCGGCGACGA
The DNA window shown above is from Pseudomonas sp. BSw22131 and carries:
- a CDS encoding undecaprenyl-diphosphate phosphatase; protein product: MDLWTAAQALILGVVEGLTEFLPISSTGHQIIVADLINFGGERAMAFNIIIQLGAILAVVWEFRRKIFDVVGGLTTDPKARRFTANLIIGVLPAMVLGVMFADLIHEYLFNPITVATALVIGGFIMLWAERRQHVVHAETVDEMTWQDALKVGFAQCLAMIPGTSRSGATIIGGLLFGLSRKTATEFSFFLAMPTMVAASVYSGYKYHSLFQPGDFPVFAVGFITSFIFAMIAVKALLKFIANHSYAVFAYYRIVFGLLILATWQFGWIDWASVKG